The Populus trichocarpa isolate Nisqually-1 chromosome 2, P.trichocarpa_v4.1, whole genome shotgun sequence genome has a window encoding:
- the LOC7472669 gene encoding acyl-CoA-binding domain-containing protein 3, whose translation MELVKELLVTGVVAVLFSFLIAKLVSLAASGGDSSSKNANREVITAAEIVGEEEGKVITEELRFRERLQVEGLKTETKTEFVEQATEKIDEFITGIFAFENVNEAVNREEILLEIEARELALELIEAILREEEYKLKGGEFDNEEVKHVNLASSINENREDESVGIELDAVETDSKEKMNEIEVNDDEDDDWEGIERSELETMFGEAARFVVESGDKDGRFAGVGSDVQMELYGLHKVATEGPCLQKPPMALKVSARAKWNAWQRLGNMSPEAAMEQYIVLVSDRAPGWMEDKPGGDSKPGSSEVTNPVAVTPDLSTFSSRQPDCTEAMTCKNPEPKLGAEERDLTGASNWITGPKNDKHCSAA comes from the exons ATGGAGCTTGTTAAAGAGCTGCTTGTGACTGGTGTTGTtgctgttttgttttcttttctgataGCCAAACTTGTTTCTTTGGCTGCGTCTGGTGGTGATTCCAGCAGTAAAAATGCCAATCGAGAAGTTATTACTGCAGCAGAGATTGTCggtgaagaagaaggaaaagtgATCACCGAAGAGTTACGGTTCCGTGAAAGATTGCAAGTCGAGGGGCTTAAGACCGAAACTAAAACAGAATTTGTTGAACAAGCAACAGAAAAGATCGATGAATTCATCACGGGAATCTTTGCTTTCGAGAACGTTAACGAGGCCGTGAATCGCGAGGAGATACTGCTTGAAATCGAGGCGCGTGAATTGGCTCTAGAATTGATCGAGGCAATTTTAAGAGAAGAAGAGTACAAGTTAAAGGGAGGAGAATTTGACAATGAAGAGGTCAAACATGTAAATTTGGCTAGTTCAATTAATGAAAACAGAGAAGATGAATCAGTTGGAATTGAATTAGATGCTGTCGAGACTGATTCAAAAGAGAAGATGAATGAGATTGAAGTCAATGATGACGAGGATGATGATTGGGAAGGGATAGAAAGGAGTGAATTGGAGACAATGTTTGGAGAAGCAGCAAGGTTTGTTGTGGAGTCAGGAGATAAAGATGGGAGATTTGCAGGTGTAGGGAGCGATGTGCAAATGGAGTTGTATGGACTTCATAAGGTTGCCACCGAGGGGCCTTGCCTCCAGAAGCCTCCCATGGCTCTCAAGGTTTCTGCCCGTGCCAAGTG GAATGCTTGGCAAAGGCTGGGAAACATGAGTCCAGAGGCAGCTATGGAGCAGTATATTGTCCTTGTATCTGATAGAGCCCCAGGGTGGATGGAAGACAAACCTGGT GGAGACAGTAAACCAGGATCATCTGAAGTGACAAATCCTGTTGCTGTAACTCCAGATTTAAGTACATTTTCATCCCGGCAACCAGATTGTACAGAAGCAAT GACATGTAAGAATCCAGAACCGAAGCTTGGTGCTGAAGAAAGGGATTTGACTGGGGCCTCAAACTGGATAACAGG GCCGAAGAATGACAAGCATTGCTCTGCTGCTTGA